Proteins from a genomic interval of Ralstonia wenshanensis:
- a CDS encoding GtrA family protein, whose protein sequence is MRHAETGVMNALAGLLPPTLAQRLPDRMMVIRVLRFGVSGVAATGMHVAIATTLINGFSASQVTANGVAFVCANVCSYLLNALWSFSAKPGRANFLRFYAVSLLGLALTLAISWLAQTLGLSYWAGLAAILSVVPPLTFLLHRFWTFR, encoded by the coding sequence ATGCGACACGCTGAAACGGGCGTCATGAACGCATTGGCAGGTCTGCTGCCGCCAACGCTTGCGCAGCGGCTGCCGGACCGCATGATGGTGATCCGAGTGCTGCGCTTCGGGGTCTCGGGTGTTGCGGCCACCGGCATGCACGTTGCCATCGCCACCACGCTCATCAACGGCTTTTCTGCCTCCCAGGTGACGGCCAACGGCGTAGCGTTCGTCTGCGCCAACGTCTGCTCGTACCTGCTCAACGCGCTGTGGAGCTTCTCGGCCAAGCCGGGACGCGCCAATTTCCTGCGCTTCTACGCCGTCTCTCTGCTCGGCTTGGCGCTGACGCTTGCGATCTCGTGGCTGGCGCAGACGTTGGGCCTGAGCTACTGGGCCGGGCTTGCGGCCATCCTGTCGGTGGTGCCGCCCCTCACCTTTTTATTGCATCGGTTCTGGACGTTCCGCTAG